In Hemibagrus wyckioides isolate EC202008001 linkage group LG16, SWU_Hwy_1.0, whole genome shotgun sequence, the sequence tatttgaataaataagtaCTACAAAGCTGTCTGACTGAAAATTTCAATAATGTGCTGTACATTTTCCCCATCATTATTGTTTGCCACCAAATAATTAGTGATAAACCATTTGACTGAAAACAAAATGGTGGTCTCTGGTCTTTTTCTCAGAACTGTACTGTGTTCATACATGACTTCATACATACATGAGGGGAAAATCACGTAGCTATTAAAACTACTTTAAGTCTACGTCGTGTTTCTAAGGGTCACAACTTTTTAGTTAGAAACCGTTTCTgaatataaataagaaaatatacatGTACAGAAACTGGCTAGATGTCGACGAGAAgaaatgttgtgttgtgttgttggggtttttttttattcctgaaatACTTAGTGCGCGCGCGCGCAGCTAACAATGTTAACAGCTCACCATTCTGAAAGGGTCCGTCGAAGATTTGGATGAAGATGGCGCctctgtttttaaatatttcagtcgATTTCTTTGGAAATAAGGCATTCTCCGGCGAAAGGTCTCCGGTGCTTGTTAGCCAGACTCCATGTGTAGATGAGAGGAGGCGGAGGATGCGGTCACGACACGGCTGCTGATGCTACTGTTTACGTTGCTGCCGTGATGGCGGTGTGTTCAAGTCATGCAGGAGAAGGGGAAGGTTATGCAACGCACTAATATAAAACACTTACAGAATATGCTATTACATCTGATCAtagattttgtgttgttgttgttgttttacacGCGATGATGTGACTCACATGTGATCACATGTAAACAACACGTCAAAGTTCAGCCCTGAAATTAGACGAGACCCCCCAAGTACCACACGTGTGTCTGTGAAACAGTATGTCATCATTTCTTATTATACTCAAAAATAAGAGAGCCATGCATAAAGATAAGGTGAAAATAGCAATACATGTGCTGCATATGAAACGTGTGGGAGGCACGTGTAAGTTCCATGTGTGACATCCACGTGACATTTAAAGCATCTCATGAGCTTGGTCACTTTATCTAAAATAGTTGTGGCCATTTTCTCGATTGTTTTATACGTTGAagcataacaaaaaaaaacaaacaaacatacagctAAGTGTCACGTGTGTCTAATTTCATGGTCAGATGAAAATGAACTATATGAATCTGTTTACCAACAATGAAGagtattaaagtgtgtgtagacTGAAGTATTTGGAGATCTAAGAAGTGATGAGTGTTATGGTGGTAGTTTGTGGTGATAGAGAGGTGGAAAGACCAAAGgattaaagtgctgctgcatctgTCTCTTTAAGTAGAGATGAAAAAAAGATACCATTAAAGATTACAAGTCTATTTTACCATTACATttctattattaattaaaagaaaaactgattatttgtaattaataatgaacTAAAGTTTGGGAGCATTTTGCTATTAACTACTCGTGGATCTATAACAAATACTGATTAACGACATCGTCAGTGTTATCCCTTCGATTGCTTACTCTAATGCCTATAATATAAAAGATGATACTCAAGAGCATCCCACTGCAGAGTAACACAACAGCCTGATGGAGACGTGTACACGCTGAATTTCTCTTCTCTGGGTGTTACTGAATAAGATTATTACAATAAATCCATCCATAGATTAATTTTTCTGAAGGAATTaacctacacagggtcacaaggAGTGTTACTTAGTTTGCAGCACTTGTTTCTTAAACTTGTCTGACTACACGTTTCTCTATATGACACATTTAAATGCTTTGACActttaaacatatattttataacCGTATGTATGagttaaatatttgtttattgtaataattcatttgaaacAAGTTATAAGTCACAATGGCATTTTTTATTGTTGGATCACAGGAGTGCACAAAAGAACTGAAAACATGACAATTGGTGATACAAGTGACTCATAAATTAAGGGAAGAAAGTCCAGAAGTCACACTATAGCCGCTGAGACAAGCAGTGAAGCAGAGTCAGGTTTATCTTTAGGTGTCTGTTATTGCAGTAGTCCAAACAAATTCCTGACAACAACAGTGATCCCTTACCGAGACCATTAAGTTCAACTTTCTGAaaacagagacacaaaaaaaactgcAACAAGACATCCTTCAGTCTCAGCAGCACTGATGGCCgatatacacacaactattcATGTTTTTACACAagaggaccaaaaaaaaaaattaaaaagtcaACATTTTAATATCATTCTACTACGTATGTGATTAAACAAACAAAGTAATTATACGAAATAAAGACATTAACCTCCCCATCTTAATACATCTGCGCAGGTTACtcaaacatttctttaaaaaaaatgtacggCTGAAATGTCAAACGGAGCGATTCTGAGGttttgaaaattaaaaaaaatgtacaactCCATTAAATATCCCAAGAGAGATTTAAAAGAGGTGAAAAAGAAATTGGTTTCGAGGTTTTACAAATGCCCCTGTTGACTCTGCCATGTGAAGAAACTTAGTCTTTTTCTGCTTTCAAGTCCTTTGTCCTTGTGAGGCTTGTCGTCTGTAAAGTAAAAACTGAAGTAAGTgtcttcatttttaaaaaatgtaaaaggaaCAAAAGGCAGAAAATTTATGGGTCTTTACCTGATCTACCATTTTTTGCATCTTCTCGATGACAGTGAGCATGTGGCCGGCGTTCTCTTTTAGAGTCTTCTCATAGGTTTTGTTTAAGGCTTCGACTTTCTCTAACCTGGACTTCAGCTGCTCCTGTTCATCCGAGTCCGGCCTCGCCTTGGCTTCCTCTGAAAATACAAACATGCGCAAACTTTAATCCACGGTTCATTAACACTTAATTCATCCTAAAACCAAGTATTATACTTTTATCTTCAGTGACATTATACACATGTAAATctgtatatgtattttattattagcgAATAATAATTAGGTacctaaacaaataaacaaattattgtGTAGAATGATGGTTATTAGTTGCTCTAATGAaactttcaaataaaataaaaacttggCATTTGGCTACTCAGCAGAGGTGGTTTTGTTATTACTGATATACGGTTGATCCATTATCTATAAAAGCAGCTCTGATAGATTCAATTCAACTTATTTGTATATagcgtttttaacaatggacattttcaAGTCACAGGTTTCTATAACAACAGTTTTCTGGTTCACAGGAACTTGTAAGATTGAATATATACCTAAaggttatttaacaaagaaagcACTTTTGAAACTGATGTAAAGCTGTAATTTTGAGGTTTCCATtatgtcttcaggacagagagctTTGTGCTTTAGAACTTTATgccttataatttttttttctatctttctgtacttctgtaaagcttctttgagacaaagtccattgttaaaagtgctatacaaataaattgactGTTAGTAGTAGCAGCTGCTATaaagtaagtgataacaggaactaagcTGTTCCATAaagttaaaatataattataaataaaagaatgtgctcggatctcagcgtgtctggcagacatttcatcttggatgatgGTTCATCCAAGGTGATTCATCcacagcccaggatcttgcattatctctgaacaacccCACTGCTCACAActttggggtaaccatggacaatcaactgtccttttcctcccatgttgctaatgtgataCGCTCttgtcagtttcttctgtacaacatcagaaggaatCAAAtattcctatccacacaggctactcaagtgcttgttcagtctctggtcattagagactggactactgcacctctttactggcaggtcttcctctgaatgcaattcgtccactgcataTGATCtgaaatgcagctgcatgacttgttttcaacctgcccaagttctcccacaccaccccactactgcactccactggcttccggtagctgcacacatcagattcaaaataATGAtgtttgcctacaaagccaagaatggaccagcaccaccttacctcaaagatcttattactcctcacactgcacctcagatccactagcactgcccgactggtcccaccatctctcagggtaaaaggtaggtttacaatctagactcttctctgttctgtcaCCGAGccggtggaatgaacttcccctacaTGTCCGTATAGCCAAGTCACTGTTTTCAAATGACGgataaagacctacctcttcctgaaacacttaaactagctcttattttttcactgttttatgtattgttatatgtgtctgtgacctattgaaccagtgttaatgtattcattgatagaaactttaaagcacttttgtacatcgccCTGTATAAGAGAgtctgccagaaatgtaaatgtatgtaaatggataaaaagtacatagAATCACTTATTATTGCTGTAGTATAAGATTATTTCCTTGTAACATTACGtccctttgttttttattccttaattatcGTCAATTTCAGGATACACTTTATGATTATCTGGTATAAACCATGTATAAGacaactttaaaataaataatgaacgtAATCAGTGAACTTATTTTAAACTGTCAAACACTCATCTTTCAGAACGAAACGACTCTACTAATATTTTAGATGGTTTTATTTGCCTCTTCCTCTGTTCTTATTTAGTGAACATGCGgattaaaaaaattcagaaaaaaaacttaATGCAGCTGTAATCAGTATTGGCAAAAGTAAATATTGTGATAATATCACAGATTCTGTATGAAAAAATGCTGCAAaaagtgtgtttaaaaataacaacTAAGAGTGAATGTCTGGCATACAGTAAGTGGCGATACACACACGGACCTGGAATCCATTGAAGGCAGCTTTAAAAGGAACTGAGATGACATGTTTTTCCTCCTAAGTATTCCCTACTGCACTGgcaatttgtttaaaaaaagacttttccAGATTTTCACTTTCCAGAAGAAAACTATATTGAGAAATGAAGCGCTAAGTGGTTTTTCCTCACATACACCTCTGCTTTAACACTAGCAGTGAACCCTCCAGAGAGGGAGGGACCTCGTTTTCCATGCTGTACCGAGCATTGCCTGCAGTTCAGCGAGCCGTTTCTCCATCTCGTGCTGTGCTGCTTTGCTGCTTTCGAGGTGCTGCAGCAGGTTGGGGATGTTCACAACGGTCCCTTTGTAGTTTACGACATCGGGGTTGGCGTTGTTGGATGAGCGACGGGTAGAGCCCTTCTCCTTACGAGGCAGACCGGGCAGCAGGGATTTATTTCCTAATGGCAGAGATGGtgacacaaaacaaaatgaagaatatATTCTTGTGAAGTGTGTGATTGGGTAAGCTGTATGTTGTTACATCGTACCCTCTGCGCTGAGGTCACAGGCTACCTCGTCTGAGTCAGTCCAGCGAGAGCACAGCTTACGGTACATGCACTTCCCGTCCACTGACATTTTTCTGGCCAGATCCTTTGCCTGagaaatttatataaatacttataataataataataataataatattatatatatatatatatatatatatatatatatatatatatatatatatatatatatatatatatatataacactttAATGCTCATTTTTAACTGAAACAGACCTGAGCATTGGTGAGGTAGAGTCCAAGGGAGAGCAGAATGTTTTGAacatcttcttctttcagggAGCCAGAGAGCTGCCGATCAAAAAACACCCACGACAAAAGGACCCTACGGGGAAGCTCCTTAATagggagtcagagagagagagatagagagagatagagagagagagagagagagagagagagagagagagagaaacactgaaTGGTTTACTTGTTTAATCCACTGTCAGGGAAGTAAATAGCTTATGCAAAGGAAATaaagtttgaaaaaaaataaaaaattgtcaaAATGTTCGCTATGGACAGAAATCCACCTTACATTGAAaatttttaattgattaattttaATCCGTACATCATCTTATCCATTCATAAAGCAGTTTCTCCtcatttttccccctcaaacTGAAACCATGCACAGAGGAGTCCAATATTTTGAATGTTctgaggagacatttatttaggattttttagaaatttagaaattttaaggagtctctagtgtcagtgcCCAATAAGAGTTTTACTAATCTCAAGCAGGAAGAAAAAAGCGGCAAGATAGCTAACAGTTCACAGCTGTTTTGTGGATGTAagcataaatggataaaagttaTTTAAGTTTTGATTTGGAAAATTGCTGTGACATAACAGAAATAGAAGACTGCAGCATGTGCTGTTAAAGAACAATAATCAACTTTGGGGTGATCTCGCTTAATGTCcagctgcatcacaccaccctgttgattaatttccagCAGGCCCCAGTCTCAGTTTTGTTCCTTAAACGAGACACACTAAGATGTACCTGATCAGTGATGAGGTGTCATttcagaaaataacaaaaacataataCCATGAAAGTATATCTGCTCTTACTATGTCAGCACTCAGTGCTTCTTCACCCTCTGTGTGACTCTCAGGCTCTTCCTGAATCTCTGCCTGGTGCTCACTCTGTTCCGGTTCATCCTCCATTTTggtctcttcctcttcctcaccccCTTCTTTGCTTGTTGTTTGCTTGGCATCAcactctcctttctttctgatGTCCTTACTCTCCTTTTTTGCCTCATCATCCTGATGGAGAAAATGAAAGGGCAAAGGGGGGAAGGAGGAGGTTAGGAAAATTGCAACATGTCCTTTGAAATGCAAATTGTTGAAAGTGAACATATTATTTAAACCGGTTCACATGAGACGTGTGTACCAGGGCAGAGCTGATGTCCTCTGCCTGTATTTCAGAGTCTGGAAGAGTCTGAGTCTGAGGCAGGCTGCAGAGGGAGTGGTACAGCTGGAGACCAAAATCCCTTTGGAGCATCTCGCTGAAGAGCTCACTCACCAAACccacctaatacacacacacacacacacacacacacacacacacacacacacacacacacaaacagtctgtTTCATTGGTGCTGTTCGTGCTGTCAAAAGCAAGTTTATGAGTTCAATTCTTTTTCTTGTCACTTCATCACTATTACAGCTCTATTTGTCTATAAATTTGGTGGAAAATGAGTAAAAACTAGATCCCTGCATTCTGTTGTGTCATGTTTGGACAAGTgcttattctttaaaaaaaattgacccAAAACAGAAAATACTAATTTCCTAGCTTTGATATTTGCATTGTTTGAGAACTTGGATAATCATGATCCTCTATGCTGCTGAATATTTTGCTAAATCCTTTGCAAGAAAACAGGAGTGTGATCGACTGATGTGTTTTTATGGCCATGACGTGGATGCAAACCTCAAATGCATCTCTGCACTGTGACATCCGTGGCCCCAATAAAGACAAGAGGGAGACTGTAGACAGTGTGAACCCTGCAGAGGGCTGGACTACCAGTGAGGGCACATCAGGGAGAGGAGACTCatgttcctgaaaaaaaaagaacaagagaaaaataatattcaaaatGAGAATGAAACATTTTGCTGATGTTCTCAGAAgtacctagctgcacactgtgcactttacgtggctaagacaatcttctgtcctagctctgtggtgttgtttttatgttgaactttgttgttgtatgtttatgtagcaccaggtcctggagaaacattgtttcatttcactatgtactgcgtcagctacatgtggttgaaatgacaataaagcttcttgaatcttgaaaaagTGTTTAAACATGCAGTATGTGGGTGTCCTGACCTCTCGCTCTTCCTGTAACTTAGCCCACTCTTCTGCTGTCGGCACTAAATTCCACACATCCGGCATCAAGATGATAACGGTCTCCATTTTATCCCCAGAAAGTAATCTCAGCTCTGTCATTTTATGCCTTAAAAAGGGAGACAAAGACGTCAACAAGGATTATGCAATGATGTCTAAATCAAATGAACATCATCTTGAATTACTCTTAAAGCAGATCAAACATGTTGCAACATGGAGAGTCGACCACAATGTGAATCTCTGTATGCATGCTGCATTTACTGACCACTGCGTACAAGCTGAAAGGTCCAAATCCATCTGTTCCATCACACAGCGCACTGCAGTGCGTATGAAGGTGCTGCTGTCTTTGGCTGGATTGGACCCGTCCTCTTTGGACCACGATCCTCCTGGGAGCTGCAGCTCTCCTGCTTTTTCCAGTAACAGAAACTAATACAAAATGACAgacggggggaaaaaatgagaaCCACATTTATGATTTAGTGCAAAATGTCTGACAGCATTAGTATCTATTGTGCTGAATGGGGTCCACTGAGTGTACAAGACACTGTGACCTTGCAGAATAAAGCACAAAATGACTAAATGAAATGACAGAAAAACACCAACTTTCTGGTATATAGCATAACAGGATATAGTCCAAGTCATTTTTAAAGAAGGACAGACAGCAGCCTTCAGTGCCTCACCCATGCTCACCTTGAATACTATAACAATTGTTTGCATGTTCAATTACATCCATCTTTTGtttactgtatgtgtatatctAAATGCATTTGCATGCTGATTTTTGTAAGAATTTGCAATCAAATTGTGGTACAAATGCTAAAACATAccaataaagataaatattataTGTGAAAAGTGTAGGGGATGGGGGGGGCAGGAACCTTGAAGAGTGCTGTAGGGTGGACCGCATCTCCTTGCACCTTCCCATCCTCTGCATAGTTACAACACTGTGTATAGAAGTCCTCAATGTCAGGCATGGACAGTAACAGCACCTGCAAGGGTGAATGGAAAAACATTACTGTAAACAACTAGTATTTTTGTGATACATACTTTACACTCGATGATCGGAGTGTTCATTTCATATTTCGTGTTGTGACACTGCCAGAACGTCAACATTACTGGCTGTCTTTGCATCATGTGTGTCACATCCCCAGAGCTCACAACTGAAATCATACAATTTAAACCTGGCTTTAGATTATTAGATTATCCTCCTTAGATTACCTTAACAGAGTAGATGGAGCTGTCTGTGGAGTCTGGAGATGGAGTCACTTCTGTTTTAGGTTGTTGCGAGCCTACATGGAAGTGACAGGGCCCTGCCAGAGGAAGTGGATGGCTGGGAGGGAAGCTCTCAGGCCAGCAAAGCTGAACATGAAAGAGTGAAAGGGGAGCATGGAGGTGTGGGTAGCGCCGCTGTAGCTCCAGATTATCACAGGCCAGGCtgaaagaggaaaataaacagaTGCTGTGATACAGTGTGCTTTAATCAACCTTGTGCTGTTCTGGTGTAAGTGGACCCACCTGTCTCGTgggaaaaaggagaagagaggagagttGGTACTGGTTTGAGAGGTGCTCCTTTTGGAAGCTTCCTCATCAGATGGGGCTTTCCATCGCCGTCTCTTCTGGTGCGCATTGTCACCTCCCCAAGAGCCACCGGCTTCCTCCCTGaatcaaacaataaaaaataagttGAAGAGAATCTGTTTAATGTCATGTCTGATTGCATGCTGAGAGAATACACACCCTATCTGTGGTATAATATACATGAAACAAAGTATTAACTTTTAAAGAAATTGGAATCATTCAAAAGACtaaagttgtataaaaatgttcaTACTGCACATGCACTATGAGTTGACATGGTAGTTAACTTCACTCAGTGAAGTGATATGCAAGTTTGCATAAATTTCCTCATTCAATATTCTAGTTTGTAACAAAAGAGTCCTAGGAAATATATCAAATAGCCATCTGCTATCCACCACTCACCAGTATCGGCCTCTCCTCCCAGCCACAACCTCATTGTGTCTTTTCCTGCTTCCTCCAGCCCAGGGAGCAGACCATGGCAGCTTCTGATGATGGGGAATCTGGAGCATGCCACCTGACATATGACAACAGGTTTGCTTTTAATCTGTACACTGAAGAACTGTACAACATGGCTGTTTCAGTAGTACACCATTACCTGGATTTGGCTGCATACCAGGAATCAGTGGTGGTATTTTTGGTGACTTGAGCAGTGGTTGACGCTTGTTTCCCAAAATGCTCGGCATCAGGTTTGGTGTCGTGGAGTGTAGAAGCGGTGGAGGAGATTTAAACGGCTTGATGGAGAACGCAGCAATGAAATCAAACTGACATTTGTGTTTAAGGGAAAAAGTGCATGCAAACAGTACAAGGATGCCTTGACAGCTTACCTGGCCATTGAGCACCTGCACCCTTTGTGCTGTCCACTTGACAGACTGCGAAGGATCCTGCACCGCCTTCACCAGCACCTTCTCGCCAACCAAGGGCGCTCTGCCTACTACAGCACTGGAGAAACAGAAAGTCCAGCAACTAAGCATGCAACTCTACTGCAATGCAATGTTTAATGCAAAGCATTTAGAGATGAAGACAAACCTCATTGCAAAGCGTACATCCCGGTCTACAGTCCCATGGCGGTCCTGCAGCTGCGTCACAACCCCAGTAAAGACTCGCTGCCTCATCTGTGAAGATTGATTAATCACACACTTGTTaagattttttataaaaaagtgatttttttatatatgcaGGACACATCTTGATAGTCTGGTAGGAGTAAATCAAGACTGATGTCATCTTGATATATCTGGGATCAGCAGTGTAATGTATTTCAGGGTCAAAACAACACACCTCCAGTCACCTGGATAAGTAAGTATTAATCATTTTAACTTGGTTAAGAATACTAGTGCTGATTATCTGGACATAAAGTAGGATCCGTGTGGGGGAGGGGTGAAAGCAAGGCACGACGTTTACAATGAAAACAATGCATGTTTTcacttgggggaaaaaaaaaacatgtaccTTTGCTGCTCATTGTAACGCAACCTCGGATTATCGCTAATTCTAGTCATTGCTCATGCTGGCTACGAGCTAGTTAGCTAGCGTATTTATTgaagcagttttttttaaataattaaactgaCTAGGGGGTCAACAGTAACTGCATTATTTTGGTGTTTGCTCATGCTCCTTTTTAGCGGTATGCAATTTCTATTAACAATTTTAATACAGAAACTTACCTTAATCCCTTTTATAGATTATTTTGTCGCTATTGTCGTCTTCTTTTCCGCCGTCTTCTTCTTGGATTGAATTGTAACGAGCATGGTGATTAAGGCGCATTACCGCCCCTATTGGCCATAACTGGATACAACAGTTAATGGCAACTCGGGATTCGTTTTACATGTGAAGTAAAATGgctctatatacacacaacagttaATTCCAATCCACTTGTTTGATTGGTCGAGAAGGAGAGGCATTCCAAGAGTGCATTAAGTATAACAGcatgctccaaccaga encodes:
- the ccar2 gene encoding cell division cycle and apoptosis regulator protein 1, translating into MRQRVFTGVVTQLQDRHGTVDRDVRFAMSAVVGRAPLVGEKVLVKAVQDPSQSVKWTAQRVQVLNGQPFKSPPPLLHSTTPNLMPSILGNKRQPLLKSPKIPPLIPGMQPNPGGMLQIPHHQKLPWSAPWAGGSRKRHNEVVAGRRGRYWEEAGGSWGGDNAHQKRRRWKAPSDEEASKRSTSQTSTNSPLFSFFPRDSLACDNLELQRRYPHLHAPLSLFHVQLCWPESFPPSHPLPLAGPCHFHVGSQQPKTEVTPSPDSTDSSIYSVKVLLLSMPDIEDFYTQCCNYAEDGKVQGDAVHPTALFKFLLLEKAGELQLPGGSWSKEDGSNPAKDSSTFIRTAVRCVMEQMDLDLSACTQWHKMTELRLLSGDKMETVIILMPDVWNLVPTAEEWAKLQEEREEHESPLPDVPSLVVQPSAGFTLSTVSLLSLLGPRMSQCRDAFEVGLVSELFSEMLQRDFGLQLYHSLCSLPQTQTLPDSEIQAEDISSALDDEAKKESKDIRKKGECDAKQTTSKEGGEEEEETKMEDEPEQSEHQAEIQEEPESHTEGEEALSADIELPRRVLLSWVFFDRQLSGSLKEEDVQNILLSLGLYLTNAQAKDLARKMSVDGKCMYRKLCSRWTDSDEVACDLSAEGNKSLLPGLPRKEKGSTRRSSNNANPDVVNYKGTVVNIPNLLQHLESSKAAQHEMEKRLAELQAMLEEAKARPDSDEQEQLKSRLEKVEALNKTYEKTLKENAGHMLTVIEKMQKMVDQTTSLTRTKDLKAEKD